Proteins found in one Strix aluco isolate bStrAlu1 chromosome 29, bStrAlu1.hap1, whole genome shotgun sequence genomic segment:
- the ABHD17A gene encoding alpha/beta hydrolase domain-containing protein 17A codes for MNGLSISQLCCLFCCPPCPSRIAAKLAFLPPEPTYAVVPEPEGSTSTGSLRGGAAGRWKLHLKDRADFQYSQRELDNIEVFVTKSSRGNRVGCMYVRCVPGARYTVLFSHGNAVDLGQMSSFYIGLGTRINCNIFSYDYSGYGVSTGKPSERNLYSDIDAAWQALRTRYGISPENIILYGQSIGTVPTVDLASRYECAAIVLHSPLTSGMRVAFPETKKTYWFDAFPNIEKISKITSPVLIIHGTEDEVIDFSHGLALFERCPKAVEPLWVDGAGHNDIELYSQYLERLRKFISQELASQRN; via the exons ATGAACGGGCTGTCGATCAGTCAACTCTGCTGCCTcttctgctgccctccctgccccagccgcATCGCTGCCAAACTGGCCTTCCTGCCCCCAGAGCCCACCTACGCCGTGGTCCCCGAGCCCGAGGGCAGCACCAGCACCGGCTCTCTGCGCGGCGGTGCCGCGGGGCGGTGGAAGCTGCACTTGAAGGACCGGGCAGATTTCCAGTACTCCCAGCGGGAGCTGGACAACATCGAGGTGTTCGTCACCAAAAGCAGCCGAGGGAACCGCGTCGGCTGCATGTACGTCCGCTGCGTGCCAGGCGCCAG GTACACGGTGCTCTTCTCACACGGCAACGCCGTGGACCTGGGGCAGATGAGCAGCTTCTACATCGGGCTGGGCACCCGCATCAACTGCAACATCTTCTCCTATGACTACTCGGGCTACGGTGTGAGCACAGGCAAGCCCTCGGAGAGGAACCTCTACTCCGACATCGACGCCGCATGGCAGGCGCTGCGGACGCG gtATGGGATCAGCCCGGAGAACATTATTTTATACGGACAGAGCATCGGCACGGTGCCCACAGTTGATCTGGCCTCCCGCTACGAGTGCGCTGCCATCGTGCTCCACTCCCCACTCACCTCTGGCATGAGAGTCGCCTTCCCCGAGACCAAGAAGACCTACTGGTTCGACGCCTTCCCCAA CATTGAGAAGATCTCCAAAATCACCTCTCCCGTCCTCATCATCCACGGCACGGAGGACGAAGTCATCGACTTCTCCCACGGCCTGGCGCTCTTTGAACGCTGCCCCAAGGCTGTGGAGCCGCTGTGGGTGGATGGGGCCGGGCACAATGACATTGAACTCTACAGCCAGTACCTCGAGCGCCTTCGGAAATTCATCTCCCAGGAGCTGGCCAGCCAGCGCAACTAG